A segment of the Carya illinoinensis cultivar Pawnee chromosome 1, C.illinoinensisPawnee_v1, whole genome shotgun sequence genome:
TTGGTTGTCCGAATGTTTGGTTTGCATGTGtgcattcacacttgaatgatgttgtgtattgcccaaactatccctattatgagaggaataaaaatgaaatatttattttcatgtgaaacaattgcattataaatctttttaagcaccaaaatagtagaatttatcaattgactcaagtaatgtgatctattgcataattaaatacttaaatcattttttattaaacaatttgttcgcttaagtaacttaatcatgcaattttagcgcttcatcaatGATGATAATGTAGGGTGGGGTAGTAGTTTACGAGTGAAGATTTTGATTGATATGAAGAAACCTCTTGCTAGAGACAGGACTTGTATTCTGAATGGAGTAAAAGTCTGGAGTTAAATGCAATATGAAAAGCTTCCATGTTTTTGCTTTACCTGTGGTTGAATTATTCATGAGAATATTGAATGCCAAATTAAGACAGATTCTTCTCCTCAATTTGGTGCATGATTAAGGGCTGCTTCCAGTTCTAAAAAGAAGTGGGATTCATCAAACGAGTATAGCAAGAAGATATTCACTAGTACTAGGGAGGAGTAGGACATGGTGACATCTGATGAAGCTACTCAGGTGAGGAGTCAAGGTGAAGCTGCTCAGGTGGAGAGTCAAAGTCACGGTGAAGCTGCTCACATAGAGAGGGAGAGTCACGGTGCAGTTGTTGCCCCGATGGAGAAGAAGAGTAATGGCTCCTCTATTAATGAGGAGATACTGAATTCAGCCATAAGTTCAACTGCTGTTACTGAGAATTTAAATAGCAAAGCAGTAACTGATTGTTTTGATGTAACGGCTACTAATGATCCTTCATTGACTGGTAATGATGTGGAGGGGTTGGTGCTTAAGAGTTCTGAGGGGCCTAAGGAAACTATTGTTGGTCTATATGATGGGCTTGTTGCTAGACCATCCTATGGGCCTACTGCTGGGCCTTTTACTGGGCATGTGGAAAGACAAACGAGGCAAGGCCTAATTTTTCAAGCCCAAGGTACTAGGAATTCAAACTCACCCCTACATGTTGCCCAGAAGCAAGGCAGAAATACTAGAAGTACTTGGAAGGAGAAAGCAAGATAGCATTCtactgttgatgaatcaaagaagaaatgaaatgtgGAGGAGATTTCAGGACGCAAAGCTAGTGCAGGTGGTAAGAAGGGAAGTAAATTTACTATCCTTTTCTAGTGATGAAGGTGTTTGCATTAAGAAGAGTAAacaagaggggggggggggatacaAATGATTTGGTATCGGCAGAGGCTGTACACCAACCATGCCGAAACAAATGAGTATTATAAGTTGGAAttcccgtgggcttgggaacccattgGGAATTCAAATCCTTTCTGACCTAGTCAGAAAACAAGCTCCTGAGTTCTTGTTTCTTCAAGAAACAAGACTTCATGCAAAAGTTATGGAAAAGTTAAAGTTCAGGTTGGGGTTCTATGGTTGTTTAGCAGTAAGTTGTGAATGTAGGAGTGGTGGGATAGCTCTTTACTGGAGAAACACTTTAAAGTAGAAGTAcaaaacttttcaaaattcCATGTGCATGCAAAGGTTACTGAGGAAGGGGAGAACAGTGAGTCTTGGTGGTTGACTGGTTTGTATAGCCAACCAGATGTAAGTAAGAGACATGAGTCATGGGATTTGTTGAGATCTATAAAAGTCCCTAATGACAAGGGGTGGTTGATAataggagattttaatgagattatgAGCAATAATGAAAAGAGTGGGGGTAGAGTTAGATCTAATAGTCAGATGAAGGCTTTTAGAGATGTTATTAAGGAATGTCAATTACATGATCTAGGCTTTGAAGGAATTCCTTTCACTTGGTGTAACAAAAGAGAAGAGGGACAAACTATAAGTGAGAGGCTAGACAggttcttttcaaattttaagtgGCATTCTTTCTACCCAATGCCCACTATGTTCCATGTTATTGTGGCATATTCTGATCATGTGCATATAATATTGAAGTTGACTAAAAGAGTTCAAAGGCAGGTGGTGAGAAGATTACTTCGTTTTGAGGCCATGTGGGTTGAAGCTCCTGATTGTAAACAGATTATTCAAAAGGCTTGGAGGGGAGTCAATGGTAGGAGAGAATTGAGCACTGTGATGAAGAAGATTCAACACTGTGAAGAGAAGCTAACAGTGTGGAATAAATCAAGTTTTGGACATGTGCAGAGAAGTCTTAGAGTGGCACAGGAGAAATTGCAACTGGCTCACCAGATGGATCCTTTTTCTCATGACAAACAGAAGCTGCAAGAAGCAAGAGATGAGGTTTAGAAATGGCTACAAAGAAATGAAACTATGTGGAGACAAAGATCTAAGGCTTTATGGCTTGCTCAACGAgataaaaactcaaaattcttccATCATAACACATCTCAGAGAAAGCAAAATAATTGGATAAATGGAATTAAGGACTCAAATGGGGAGTGGCAGACAAATGATGCTAGAGATGAAGTTATTATTTAGTACTTCAATAATCTTTTCAAAGCTGCTAATGTTTCTGGAAATATGGAGTTTTTACAAGGACTAACAGGCAGAATAACCCCAGCCATGGTGGAGAATCTTGATTCTAGCTTTACACAAGAGGAAGTGAAAAGAGCTCTTGATGAGATGCACCCTACAAAGGTACCTGGTCGAGATGGCATGGCTCCAATTTTTTATCAGATTTCCTGGTCTATTGTGGGTCAAGATGTTACGGATGCAGTTCTTTTTGCTCTTAATTCTAGCCATTTTCCTAATAATATTAATCACACTTTTATAACTCTAgtcccaaagaaaaaaaaaagtctgaaTTAGTATCTGACTATAGGCCAATCAACCTCTGTAATGTGATCTATAAGCTAATATCCAAGGTACTAGAAAATAGACTTAAGAGGATCCTGCCCTCTATCATTTCTCCCTCTCAAACAGCTTTTGTTCTTGGAAGATTAATAACTGACAATGTGTTAGTTGCTTATGAGGTAGTACACTTtctgagaaggaaaagaagtggAAGAGATGGATTTATATCtttgaagttggatatgagtaaggcttatgacAGAATTAAATGATCTTTtcttgaagaagtgatgaagaaGATGGGCTTTAGTGAGAAATGGATGAAATTGATCATGCTTTGTGTCAAGTCTATatcattttcagttttagtgAATGGAGAGCCTAAAGGTCATATTGTCCCTTTTCGTGAattgaggcaaggggatcctattTCATCCTATCTTTTCCTGCTATGCACAAAAGGCCTTATATCTTTGTTAGATCAGGCAAATACATATCAACAAATAGAAGGTATTAGGGTATGTAAAGGGGCCCCTAAGTTGAACCATCTGTTGTTTGCAAATGATAGTGTAATATTCTGTAAAGCTAACTTGCAAACTTGTTTAACACTTCAACATAGGTTGCATCTATGAGCAAGCTTCAGGTCAGAAAATCAATCGAGAAAAAACCTTTATGGTGTTCAGTCACAATGTACCACCTTCTCAAAGGGAGGAAATTATGCAGTTTTGGGGTGTTCAACATTACCAACAATATGAAAAGTACTTAGGCCTTCCACCTATGGTTGGAAGAGGGAAATATCAAGTTTTCTCAATTTCAAAGCACAGAGTTGGGTCAAAGTTGCAATGATGGAAAGAAAAACTACTGTCTCAAGGAGGGAAAGAAATTTTGTTGAAGGCAGTGGCTCTTTCAATTCCTATCTACACAATGAGTTGCTTTAAACTACCTAAGTCTCTATGTTCTAAGTTAGAGGGTATAATGGAAAATTTTTGGTGGggatagagaaaaaaataagggAAGCTATGTTGGGTGAGTTGGCATAAAATGTGCAGTCCAAAACTTGAAGGTGGGATGGGTTTTAGAAATTTACATACTTTCAACAAAACTCTACTAGCAAAGTAGGGGTGGAGGATTTTGTCTAATGAAAACTTACTCCTCCATAAGGTTTTTAACGCAAGATATTTCCCTTCATCTAGTTTTCAAAACTCTTCTTTTGGGGGTGCCCCTTCTTATGTTTGGAGAGGTATTTGGGAAGCAAAAAGCAATTTACTTCAAGGATGTAGGTGGCGTGTTGGAAATGGTTTGTCAATAAAAATTTGGTCTGATTATTGGCTTCCAAATCATAAGCTAATACCTACTCTATTTGACTTAGGACCTCTAAGTGAATATCCAGTGGCTTACCTGATGCAAAATGATCAAAGAAGCTGAGACATTGACAAGGTAAGAAGTTTGCTACCAGTTCAAGAGGCTACTAAGGTGCTTAGTATCAGAATCCCTTCTGAAAATGTGGTAGACACACTTGTATGGGACACATGAGAAGAGTGGAATATATAGTGTCAAAAGTGCATATACTTTTTTCACTAAATTGGAGCAAAAAGACAGGATGCAGAGAGTTCAACAGCTGCAGATCAAAAACTGAtatggaagaacatttggaaaCTTCATGTACCTCATAGAATTAAAGTATTTGCATGGAGGGTGTGTAAGAATATACTTCATACTCtcaaaaatttgaaaggttGAAAGTTAATTGAAGACGACAGTTGcatttggtgtcaagaagaagaggaagatgtTAACCATGCACTGGTTTATTGCCCTTTTATTATTGATTGTTGGCTGCAACTTTTTCCATCTCTCAAAGCATCTACTCAGAAGGTGGATTTTCTACAACTTGTTCTTTCTATTATAAGAAGAAAATCTGAGGGTGAGTTGGAGAAGCTTTTTCTGATGGCATGGGGCTTCTGGTATAGGCGAAATCAGTGGATGTATGAAGAACATTTTTTGACACCAGACCAAGTCATAAAGCATGCATTATCTTTATATCAGGAGCATAAGGCAGCTGCAGAGGCATTGAAAGTTGGACTAAGGTATAGATGTAGATGGAAACCACCTCCTTCGGGTGTGCTAAAACTTAATGTGGATGAAGCCCTCTTTAGTGATCAATGCTGGTTTCGTATTGGAGTGATTTTAAGAGATAATAGAGGACAAGTCTTGTTTGTAGCTAGTAAACCAGAAGATACACTTGAAGATCCAATGGAAATTGAGTTAATTGCTATGTTAAGAGGTTTGCAGTTGTACATTTCTTTAGGCATTTCAGATTTACAAATTGAAACAGATGCCTTACTTGTTGTTCAGGAACTGTAAAAAGAGGATTTCTCATCAACTTTGTGGGGAAGTCTAGTTCAAGATATCAAGTCATTACTTAGCATACATCCATCATGGAAAGTGCAACATAAAGGGAGGGAAGCAAATGGAGTGGCTCATGCTTTGACCCGAGATGCATTGAATCTCACTGATATAGTTATTTGGTAGGATTCAATCCCATAGTGTATTTCCCAAGCTATGTGGGTAGATTTATCTTTGTAATGTTTTGATATTTGCTTATTTGAATAAAGTGCAAtgtagttataaaaaaaaaaaatagtaatttagcatataattcaaaattattttatatattatatataaatgatatataatataaaaagtcatataaaagatattttatataaaaatcggaaaagaaaaattggaattAGATCAATTTCgatcggttttaaaaaaaataaaattagtattaAACCGAATTGATTTAAAACTAAACCCACCGATTCGATCTAGTACTAgttcactgatttttttttcacctcTAGTTAatacaacattaaaaaaaaaaatgaacatagGGTCAATGACACTGCCCCCACCCATTTTCTACAAAGAGAAGCCACTTAATGTGATTTTAATACAATCTAATAAACAGATTGTAATACTACTACTGAAAGTTACAGTAAAGATATTTGTACTGCATTTTACTGGTCTAGACCAGCAGAgactttcattatttttttccataatcATTGGTTAGGAGAATTGAAAACATAGATAGACAGCAAACATGAAATCCACCAAATCACCAGAGGATGAAGGTTAGGGACTATGGCAGCACATAGGGGACACGTGCCAGTCTGAAGGTCGATCGGATATGAAGAATCTGATGTCTCTGGCCTCAAAAATGCCGCGCATGGTGGCAACATGTGCTTCTCAATGCACGCGTGTGACTCGCACGCCCTCCCTCTGACAATATTCTTCGACCTTTTAAAGGATTGGCGATTGGAGAATCCACAATGGGCGTAATAGAGATCGTTGAGCTTCAAAAAGTAACAAATCAACACTTCCCCTTTTTATGGACGGAAAAcagaattagaaaaaaaaaaaaaaccctgcaTAATTTTTAGACTAGCCCGATCAAGATGAGAGGAGGGAGTGAGGAGAGCGGAGAAGACGAGATCTTTGAGTGAGTTTTGGTTGAAAGCGAAACGCTGGAGAGAATTTTGACTCTCGTTCTATTTTTTGCCTATACAATCCTCTAGCTTTTATAACGTACGTTTTATCAAACTGAGGTAACGTGTCTATTGCCCGTGAGTTCGAGAATTTATATACAGAACCAACTTCAAATAATACCGACCTAAAGTCGCCCGCATTATATTCCTACCACGAAGAGAAAAACATTCTTCGTCGACgtaataaattttgaataattcACAATACACATCATTTCTATCCTTTCATTTTGCCCATTTCGCCACCAAACAGTGCATCGACGAGTTGGGAAATGGAtagattttccaaaaaaaaggataaacatCGTTGACAACTACGCTATGTACAATACTGGGACATTACGAAATGCCCCAACAAGCACCACATGGCCCTAGACGACGGGATGATCCAAAAATCCCCCCCATGTTCTGCCTTTATCCGTCTTATTTTACAACATTCTAGAAAAAGGGGCATGGAAAAATGCGATGCACTTTTTTTTCATCTTCGGCCTTTCTGTCCAACGTTTTTTTACAACCAAGCACTTGCACTGCCTTAGCATCATGGAGAGGAGGAAGCAGCCCCTTTGAAGATGAGGAAATTGAGAGTCTCCAGCTTAAAGTAGATGAAAGTTCCTTTTGAATGAGTGAAGAAACACCCAAAATTCGAACCCACCACGCACTGCCATCCACCCCCAAACCTCTTGTCAAAATCCTGCCATTCATAGAACTACAGATTTAGTCTCTAGAAGTAATCAGATAAAATAAAGTACAGAAACATCTCTACGtctctcttttttgtttaattttcctCTCTATATTTCCATTTCCCTTTTCTTCCTTGTTTTTCCTTCATTTGGTACCAAAAAATGTTTATTCCGAGTACCAAAAAAGATCATAGTTTAGTTTATTTCATGTAACTTTGTACTTTTTacgcaaaaaaagaaaaaaacgaaagagagaaataagtaaagaataaaaagaacaaagaaaatgaaggttctaatttcttaac
Coding sequences within it:
- the LOC122282379 gene encoding dynein light chain 1, cytoplasmic — protein: MLEGKAMVEDTDMPVKMQVQAMASASQALDLYDVIDCRSIAAHIKKDFDKRFGGGWQCVVGSNFGCFFTHSKGTFIYFKLETLNFLIFKGAASSSP